From the archaeon BMS3Bbin15 genome, the window ACTGGTGGCTATGGATATTCAGGACACCCACGGATATTCTGGTAGTAATCAGACCATCAAGAAGTAGGAAAGTGCTGGAAGAAATCCTGGGAGCAAAAATTGCTGGTGCTGGCATAACCGATGGCTGGTCAGCATACAATGCCTTTCAGGTCCTGCAGCGATGCTGGGCACATCTCCTTCGGGAAGTGGATGACTATAAGGACATTCCAAGAGGAGAAGAACTCTCAAAGGTCATCCACTGCAAATTCAAGAAAATGAGGGAGTTCCTGGATAAAGAGCCGCCCATGGAAGATAGGAAACAAATGAAAAAACAGTGGGATACTGAGATGGCCCAGTTAGTGGAAAGATTCACTAAGTATGAGGGACTTCACAAACCTATGACATATATCAAGAATGGCCTTGGGTGCTGGTACACATGTCTGCTCTACCCAGGCATGGAACCTACAAATAATCTAGGTGAACAGGCCATGCGGGAACATGTTATAATGAGGAAGATAATCGGGACATTCAGGTCGGAGAAAGGAGCTGAGCATTACCAGTACATCGCATCGCTGTTGGCCACATGGCAACTTCTGGAAAAAGATGTCTACAAAGAGATGGAAAATCTGCTGAGAAAAGAGCTTTGCGTAGGGTAACTAAACAAATACTATATTTTTATACATAATAATAATTTACTCTGGAGAATATATAACCTTTCCAGTCTCTGAATTGGGTTTCAAACCAGCTGTTTTTATGAGTTTTTCTTTAAATTCGTTGCTTCCCAGAAATTTAATGAATGTCTGAACTTCCTTCTTACCAAACTTTTCCCTGGGAATTGCAAGGTCATACTTCTCCTCTTTAAGATGTATAAAGTCAAGTTCATACTGCTCAGCCACAGTCTTTATTGCCAGCCCAATATCCGCTCTTCCATAAGCAACCGCAGCAGCCACAGCACTGTGAGACTTCGCCTCTATTTCATAACCCCTTATTTTCTTAACAAGTTCTCGCATAGGAATATTTTTCTTCTCTGCAAGCTTTGAAAGCTCGAGGTCGAGAAGCACTCTTGTACCTGACCCCGCATTTCTGTTCACTGTACTTATATCGTCTCTGAGAACATCCTCTATACCTTTTATACCCATGGGATTATCCTTTGCTATAATAAAGCCCTGCTCCCTGTCATAACCTCTTACAAGATAAGCTTTTTTATCTATCTTCAGTCTACTCAGAAAGGGGATATTATATTCACCTGTTTTTTCATCTATTAAATGGGTACCAGATATATCACTCTCGCCTCTCTTGACAGCGTTCAACCCTCCAGAACTTCCGACATTTATAATCTTGGCCTGCATGGGCACAGTTTTGTTGATTAGATTTAAAAGCAGGTCAACCCCTATACAATGGCTTCCAATA encodes:
- a CDS encoding transposase IS66 family protein, with protein sequence MLEEILGAKIAGAGITDGWSAYNAFQVLQRCWAHLLREVDDYKDIPRGEELSKVIHCKFKKMREFLDKEPPMEDRKQMKKQWDTEMAQLVERFTKYEGLHKPMTYIKNGLGCWYTCLLYPGMEPTNNLGEQAMREHVIMRKIIGTFRSEKGAEHYQYIASLLATWQLLEKDVYKEMENLLRKELCVG